Proteins encoded together in one Chryseobacterium sp. G0201 window:
- the fmt gene encoding methionyl-tRNA formyltransferase, translated as MKSLKVVFLGTPEFAKTSLEAVHQSHHEVVGVVTVADKASGRGQKINQSPVKIFAVENNIPVFQPEKLRNPEFLEELRKLDADVFIVVAFRMMPRVLFEMPKMGTFNLHASLLPDYRGAAPINYAVINGEEKTGATTFFINEKIDEGNILLQEELNILPDENAGALHDRLMEMGSKLVVKTLNGLAENSIEEKPQPNVEHPKNAYKIFKEDTRIDWTKTSKEVHQFILGMSPYPAAFTTLKIGEEEKGLKIFGGKFEIEDHGKTAGSLDISKNEFKIYTQDGIYFPLELQLEGKKRMNIKDFLNGFRNFEEIKMA; from the coding sequence ATGAAATCATTGAAAGTAGTTTTTTTAGGCACTCCAGAGTTTGCAAAAACTTCGCTGGAAGCTGTTCATCAATCTCACCATGAAGTTGTAGGCGTTGTAACGGTTGCCGATAAAGCAAGCGGGCGCGGACAAAAAATTAATCAATCTCCTGTAAAAATCTTTGCAGTAGAAAATAATATTCCTGTTTTTCAGCCTGAAAAATTAAGAAATCCAGAGTTTTTGGAAGAACTAAGAAAATTAGATGCTGATGTTTTCATCGTGGTAGCTTTCAGAATGATGCCAAGAGTTCTTTTTGAAATGCCTAAAATGGGTACATTCAATCTTCACGCTTCTCTTCTTCCGGATTACAGAGGTGCTGCACCAATCAACTATGCTGTTATCAATGGGGAAGAAAAAACCGGTGCCACAACTTTCTTCATTAATGAAAAAATAGATGAAGGAAATATTTTACTTCAGGAAGAATTAAATATTCTCCCTGATGAAAATGCAGGAGCACTGCACGATAGATTAATGGAAATGGGCTCAAAATTGGTGGTAAAAACCTTAAACGGTTTGGCAGAAAATTCTATTGAAGAAAAACCTCAGCCAAACGTTGAACACCCTAAAAACGCTTATAAAATCTTTAAAGAAGACACAAGAATAGACTGGACAAAAACTTCAAAAGAAGTTCATCAGTTTATATTAGGAATGTCACCCTACCCTGCTGCTTTTACGACTTTAAAAATAGGAGAAGAAGAAAAAGGATTGAAAATATTTGGCGGAAAATTTGAAATTGAGGACCATGGAAAAACTGCCGGAAGCTTAGATATTTCAAAAAATGAATTTAAGATCTACACCCAAGACGGAATATATTTTCCTTTAGAATTACAATTGGAAGGAAAGAAAAGAATGAATATCAAAGATTTTCTGAATGGTTTCAGAAATTTCGAGGAAATAAAAATGGCTTGA
- the ribB gene encoding 3,4-dihydroxy-2-butanone-4-phosphate synthase: protein MSDIKLNTIPEAIEDLKNGKIIIVVDDEDRENEGDFLCAAELTTPELINFMAVHGRGLICMPLPEKRCDELGLDIMVSRSSDPKETAFTVSVDLLGNGTSTGISAGDRAKTILALMDENSKPTDFMRPGHIFPLRAKKGGVLKRAGHTEAAIDLTQLAGLKEGGVICEIMNEDGSMSRLPDLQVFAQKHDMKIVSIEDLIHYQLKKGNLIDRLEERKVKTAYGEFDFYAFRETSNEQIHFALTKGTWTVDEPVLVRVQSSDSYFDVLTRLNNGEKPLLEKVTNMVNEAGKGAIIFINNVSNSENTLKKLQQFLDYQDGQEQRPTLAYNFRDYGIGTQILKNLGINKFKVITQNPNIKPQVGGYDVEVTELVQL, encoded by the coding sequence ATGTCTGATATTAAATTAAATACTATTCCGGAGGCTATTGAAGACCTTAAAAATGGTAAAATAATCATAGTAGTAGATGATGAAGACAGAGAAAATGAAGGTGATTTTCTTTGTGCTGCAGAACTTACAACACCAGAATTAATCAATTTTATGGCTGTTCACGGAAGGGGGCTTATTTGTATGCCGCTTCCTGAAAAAAGATGTGACGAGCTTGGTTTAGATATCATGGTAAGCCGTAGCAGCGATCCTAAAGAAACGGCGTTTACTGTTTCTGTTGACCTTTTAGGAAACGGAACTTCTACCGGTATTTCTGCTGGTGATAGAGCAAAAACGATCTTAGCGTTGATGGATGAAAATTCAAAACCGACAGATTTTATGAGACCGGGACACATTTTCCCGCTTCGTGCTAAGAAAGGAGGTGTTTTGAAAAGAGCCGGACATACGGAAGCTGCGATTGACTTAACTCAATTAGCAGGCTTAAAAGAAGGTGGAGTGATCTGTGAGATCATGAATGAAGACGGATCAATGTCTCGTTTGCCGGATCTTCAGGTTTTTGCTCAGAAACATGATATGAAGATCGTTTCTATCGAAGATTTGATTCATTATCAGCTTAAAAAAGGAAACCTTATCGACAGATTGGAAGAAAGAAAAGTAAAAACTGCTTATGGTGAGTTTGATTTTTATGCTTTCAGAGAAACTTCAAACGAACAGATCCACTTTGCATTAACAAAAGGAACTTGGACGGTTGATGAGCCTGTTTTGGTAAGAGTTCAGTCTTCTGATTCTTATTTTGATGTGTTGACAAGATTAAATAATGGTGAAAAACCTTTATTGGAGAAAGTGACAAACATGGTAAATGAAGCAGGAAAAGGAGCAATTATTTTCATCAATAACGTTTCAAATTCAGAAAATACACTGAAAAAACTACAACAATTCTTAGATTATCAGGACGGTCAGGAACAACGCCCAACTTTGGCGTATAATTTCAGAGATTACGGTATTGGAACGCAGATATTAAAGAATTTAGGAATCAATAAATTTAAAGTAATCACTCAAAATCCTAATATTAAACCTCAGGTTGGAGGATATGATGTTGAGGTGACGGAGTTGGTTCAACTATAA
- a CDS encoding LLM class flavin-dependent oxidoreductase — MKNFEISVLDLAPVKQGKSIHDSFQDSLSLANFTENLNYNRFWLAEHHNMESIASSATSVLIGFIANGTKKIRVGSGGIMLPNHSSLVIAEQFGTLESLFPGRIDLGLGRAPGTDGLTAQALGRNPAIINEQFPRQILELQKYFSKENSNALVRAIPGEGLDIPLYILGSSTDSAWLAAELGLPYAFAGHFAPEQMEMAFNIYREHFEPSKQLDKPYILACVNGVAAETTEEAHKLSTTLFQAFINIVRNDRKPFSPPVDDMDDIWSPMEKSMVLQKLRYTFIGDQSEIAEKLKSFQEKFNVDELMINSHIYDHQKRLASYDIIRKAKDSLFKA, encoded by the coding sequence ATGAAAAACTTTGAAATATCTGTTTTAGATCTTGCGCCGGTAAAGCAGGGGAAAAGCATTCATGATAGTTTTCAGGACAGTTTATCTTTAGCAAACTTTACTGAAAATCTTAATTATAACAGATTCTGGCTTGCCGAACATCACAATATGGAAAGCATTGCCAGTTCTGCAACTTCGGTTCTGATTGGTTTTATCGCCAACGGAACAAAAAAAATAAGAGTAGGATCGGGAGGAATTATGCTTCCGAATCACAGTTCATTAGTCATTGCCGAGCAATTCGGAACATTGGAATCTCTTTTTCCGGGAAGAATTGATCTTGGATTAGGAAGAGCTCCGGGAACGGATGGTTTAACGGCTCAGGCTTTGGGTAGAAATCCCGCAATTATTAACGAACAGTTTCCAAGACAAATTTTAGAATTGCAAAAATATTTCTCTAAAGAAAACTCTAATGCGCTGGTTCGCGCCATTCCGGGAGAAGGATTGGATATTCCGCTGTATATTTTGGGTTCGAGTACAGACAGTGCTTGGTTGGCCGCAGAATTGGGACTTCCATATGCTTTCGCAGGACATTTTGCACCTGAACAAATGGAAATGGCTTTCAATATTTACAGAGAACATTTTGAGCCTTCAAAACAATTGGATAAACCTTATATTTTAGCTTGTGTCAATGGAGTTGCCGCGGAAACTACAGAAGAAGCTCACAAACTTTCTACGACTTTATTTCAGGCATTTATCAATATTGTAAGAAACGACAGAAAACCTTTTTCTCCGCCTGTTGATGATATGGATGATATTTGGTCACCAATGGAAAAATCGATGGTTTTACAGAAGCTGAGATATACTTTTATCGGAGATCAATCTGAAATTGCAGAGAAGTTAAAAAGCTTCCAGGAAAAGTTTAATGTTGATGAATTAATGATCAATTCTCACATTTACGATCATCAGAAAAGATTAGCTTCTTACGACATCATCAGAAAAGCCAAAGACTCTTTATTCAAAGCGTAA
- a CDS encoding DUF2971 domain-containing protein, with the protein MQDYKEWYTYFTQNKLLDIINTSVEEHVEQALVDQKETQEKYKKLVCISCWNKYDSESYALWKIYSDLSKGVMITTNIERIEAAFANTEEQIQVSEVKYLDYKKDKIKMGNMNYPIIHKNIHYDYEKEVRLIHKVSFKSGLNYDWSQEENQYGKYINVDIDILIEEIIVSPKAPQWFFDVISDLLQTYNIEKGIKYSDLK; encoded by the coding sequence TTGCAAGATTACAAAGAATGGTATACATATTTTACTCAAAATAAATTATTAGATATTATTAACACCAGTGTTGAAGAACACGTGGAACAAGCATTAGTCGATCAAAAAGAAACCCAAGAAAAATATAAAAAATTAGTATGTATTTCTTGTTGGAATAAATATGATTCAGAATCTTATGCCCTTTGGAAAATTTACTCTGATTTATCTAAAGGAGTTATGATAACAACTAATATTGAAAGAATAGAAGCCGCTTTTGCAAATACAGAAGAGCAAATTCAAGTAAGTGAGGTAAAATATCTTGATTATAAAAAAGATAAAATAAAAATGGGTAACATGAATTATCCCATAATTCATAAAAATATACATTATGATTATGAAAAAGAAGTAAGATTGATACATAAAGTTTCTTTTAAATCAGGTTTAAACTATGATTGGTCACAAGAAGAAAATCAATATGGAAAATATATAAATGTAGATATTGATATTTTAATTGAAGAAATTATAGTCAGTCCCAAAGCCCCACAATGGTTTTTTGATGTAATTTCAGATTTACTTCAAACATATAACATAGAAAAAGGAATCAAGTATTCTGACTTAAAATAA